Genomic segment of Triticum aestivum cultivar Chinese Spring chromosome 6A, IWGSC CS RefSeq v2.1, whole genome shotgun sequence:
CTGCCATGGACAGTACCGTAATCCTCGTGCACAAAGCAGGCACCTCTGGTGCGGTGGCCCCTCAGTCTGGTTTCGTGAGTCTCGACGAAAGGTTCAAGATCCTGAAAGAGGTGGACTGGGAGTCACTGCAGAAGCAGCAAGAGTCCCCGGTTGAATCTGCGGTTCCCGCAGCTTCGTAAATTTTGTAGGGAATCCAAAACAAATATAATGTGAGTGAGCGATGGTTTTTTACTCTTTTCTTTATTTATGCGTGTAATGAATTTTGAGGATATGTGCTCCATCTTGCTGTACTTTTTGTAGGTTGTGTTGCCTATTTCTTCCGTTGCTGGGAACACATAGGACACGTCTAGTAAGATGTACGAATAGTTTGGCGCTTAATAAAGTGTTTTTTCTGTATCATAGTACACTTTGATGCTTCAACTGCCAATATTTGATGATGTACTACAGAGATGTTTTCTACGCCATGTGTTTTTATTCCTAAAACCAATGggaaaatccatctctgcaccTAGCTCATCTGCACCCCCATTGACGaagaaaatcaaaacaaatactaaaataattcaaaaattcaaaaaaaaattgtgcggtagaaaatttgatgcgtgaggttcgctcaaattttcaaatcatttggacatgtgacaagctctcagcaaaaaagataaATTAGGGGtatgtaaaaatgtttactgttttgGCCCGATttatcttttttgctgagagctgctcagatgtccaaatgacttgaaatttggagcgagcctcacgcatcaaattgtctaccgcacaaattttgttttggatttttttgatatttttgatatttttatgatttgTTTTCTAAAAGGGTGTTGATGAgcctgggcaccaaaacaccctacTCAAACCAATGATTCTATTTTATTGTCTACCAAAAGAAAAAATAATTCTTTCAcctttgaaaaataaaataaaaagcctCTTGAGTTCTCGATATACCTAAAAACTGTTCATCTTCGaactgaaatactccctccgttacaAATTTATTACTTCATTTGAACTAAGGCCACACACTTATTTTAGAATGAAGGGAGTACCATAATAACATTTAGACATGAATGTAATCTTCAAGATGCAACTTTTATTTTTGCTTCATGTATGAATACGTTAGTGTAAGCATTTGAAAATAAAATTATAATTTTTTTATAACTAATTTATTGATACTACTTTCGCTTGGCCAATCAAGATCCTATTATTGTAGCTTTAGCCATAACAAGAGAATTACTGTTATTGCACGAAAAACGCCGTTTGTTTTAGGCAGCATTTTTCCTTTTTGCGATGAACTGTTTTTGGCAACGTGGGGAGCATGGTTGGGAGGATTCATATAAACCAGAGCTAGATTCAATCGTGAACCGAGCGCGTCTCGGCTGGTTAGGTTTCTTGTTGGTGGAACCTGCCCACCAGGTTCAAGTTCTAGACCGATAGGAGCAGGGTGTGCATTTATACGAGTGTTTGCGTATGTATTCTTTAAAAAAAAAACTAGATTCATATGGAAAAACCCCGATAGGACTCACATTTGGAAAGAACCCTAAAAGGTCATTTAGATTCTACAAAGGAACAAGATTCCGGGAATTAATGCTCTTTGCATTCTTTCAAAAAGTAGACAAGTACTATCACACGCTCCCCTACTCTTTCGTGCGGTTTGTGAATTTCCATCAGTCCAAATTTTATTTCATACCCAAGAATAATATATAAATTTTAGCATTTTAAACATACACTTTTAGTTCTTATTAAAATACATTCGCCAAAAAATAATCTACAATTAATTACCATTCGCAAAAATAACTACATTTAATTACCCCAAAAGTTTCACTTGCAAAACCTGGGCCAAGTTGGGGTTTAGGTCGCTGCTCCAAAGACCCGTGCCCACGACTTTCTCACCCGACCGCTCCTtttgcgccgccaccgccgcatccGCGAAAACCTCGCCcccactcccgccgccgcctccgccgcagcTCCGGGGTCCTAGAGTCCCAGCGGCGATGGCGTCCTCCATACTCTCCGACTGCTCCTCCTGCGCGACCTCccgcctcctccccctccgccgcgccctccacccgccgacgccccgctTCCGCCCCTCCCCCGGCCCGGCCCCGTTGCCGAGGAggcctctcctcgccgccgccaccccgctcCCGCTCCTCCCCCGCGCGCGCCGCAtggccgcgctcgccgccgccgcctcttccgccgacCCAGGTGTGCGCACCCATTTCGTCTTCTCCTCGCCTCACTAGTATAGTAGTTTTAAGTATTCTATTGTGTACTGCTGTCCCCTTCAGTGAGCTCCCTGAGCAAAAGCACAACCTTAGATAGTCCCCTTTTTTTTTGTTATAGTGTTATATTGTAGCAACGGATGAATTACCTGGAGAGGCTTGTTAGTTGTTACATCCGCATAGCTGTAATCCTGTGCTGCATCATGTTGTTCCGGTGTTATAATTGTGTCGATGAATGGGTTTGCTTGTGCAGCAACAGTTTTGGCCGATGCGTCTGCAAAGATCATCGACGGGAAGTTGGTGGCGAAGCAAATAAGAGAGGAGGTCGGCGTTGAGATCGCCCGGATGAAGGACGCGATCGGGGTGGTGCCTGGGCTGGCGGTCATCCTAGTCGGCTCGAGGAAGGATTCCCAGACCTACGTGCGGAACAAGAAGAGGGCCTGTGATGCGGTCGGTATCAAGTCGTATGAGGTCAATCTGCCAGAGGACGCTTCCGAGTACGAGGTCATCAAGCACATAGCAACCTTCAACGATGATCCGTCGGTGCATGGCATCTTGGTTCAGCTGCCCTTACCTCGCGTGAGTTCTCAATAGAGACTGTCATATAATTGTTGAACCCATTGCCTGAAGGGACTGTCATATTTGATCTTATTTAGTTTTTTGTTGTCTAGTGATTACTGACCTAGATATTATGTAGCGTGCCACTGAAATATGTATCAGGCATAATAAATCTGTTAAGGCATTGATAATGGCAGATTCCCTCAACCCTACACCAAACATTCCCATTTATTGATTCAAGTAACTGCATAGATGCTGTATAATTGTTACAGAAGCCATCTGGTTACATTCCTTAGAACTCATGGATAATACAGATGaacacattttattttattttggctaATGGTCATATGCCAATTGTGGTTTTGTGTTTCTTGTCAGCGTTCTATTAAAAATGACTATCTATACTGATTCTTGAGCTTCTTTTTTCACCTATGTGTTCTAATTAATTTGCAGCATATGAACGACGAGAACATATTGAATGCTGTTAGTATTGAGAAGGACGTTGATGGCTTTCATCCAGTGAACATTGGACGGCTTGCGATGCAAGGTCGGGATCCATTCTTTGTTCCATGCACCCCTAAAGGATGCATGGAGCTGCTACACAGATCTGGAGTTGAAATAAAAGGGAAGAGAGCTGTTGTAATTGGAAGGAGCAATATTGTGGGGACACCTGCTGCTTTACTCTTACAAGTATGAACTAGTTTTTCATTTAACATAGTTTGATCAACTTTATTTCAGTATTTAATATGTTTGCAAATGATTATTAGAAAGCAAATGCAACTGTGAGTATTGTACATTCAAAAACCAAGAACCCCGAGGAAATAACAAGACAAGCAGACATTATAATCGCGGCTGTTGGAGTTGCTAACCTGGTCAGAGGGAGTTGGATAAAGCCTGGAGCTGCTATTATTGATGTTGGCATCAATCCGGTTGATGTAAGGCACCTACTCTCTTTTAGCTAGAACCTTTCCATCTTTTCCCGttcttttctttttagtgctaAGGTGATCTGTTTACTTTTAACATACGCCTGTTTCTCAATGGAAAAGCTTGGTAATGTTTGTATAATGTTTTGGTTCAGAATGCAAAATTTTGACAATCCCAGAATATGGGGAGTTCTGCATGGTTTTTTTTGGGGAGTATGTGTTTGTCTTCGGGTTCCTCCCCGGGATCAAACTCTATGAAGCCCCATGCTTGGAACATTGTGGTGAATTTGTAGACTTATTATTTTAAGTTTGGGCAGCACAGTGATCAGTTAATTTAGAACTCTACTAGTACCTGGAAGGTTCTACTTGGCTGATGTCTTCCAGTGTATATTTTCTCTTTTGCTACCGGCGTGCCCCTTGCAGCATGTGTATTACTTTTCCTGCGTGGTATACTCACTGCTGATTTGGAATGCATCAGGATCCAGCAAGTCCTCGAGGTTACCGGCTAGTTGGAGATGTCTGCTTTGAGGAGGCCTCCAAGGTTGCAGGAGCCATCACACCAGTTCCCGGCGGTGTCGGGCCAATGACAATTGCGATGCTTCTGTCGAACACACTGGATTCAGCAAAAAGAATCCACAAATTCAAGTAACCGGACAACCCTGTAGTCAGAACTTCGGAGAGTGCTTAACGTTTGGTTTAGTCTACCAGGCAAGGTATTGCCAACTGTTCTATGCGCCTTTTGTTGGACCAGAAAAAGGTCAACAAGAGCCGTGAAATAAATTTTGACAGGGGTGAGAAATTTATCCCGGCTTCAAACTGTACCGTATTCGCTAATGTTCCATGAAATCCCAGTTCAATCTGTGGCACAACTTAGGTCAATTGAGATCTCAGTTAAGCTTGGATGAACCGTATGTTATGCTTGTTTCCACAAACTGATTGGGCATACATGAGTGGTGGTGGCCTCCCCTGCTGATTTGGCAGGACAGGAGAGGGAAGGAAACAAGCGCTCCAATGTCCAATCTAATCTATCCAGTTGGATCCTGGATTTTATTAGCTGTCCCAACTAGTTTTATGTATGGTACACACACTGCACTCACAGGGATATATATGATGGTTGTTCCTAACTGCTCCCACTCACAGCTGGATGGGAAGTTAGCTGATGAACCATTTCTGTTCAGGCAAGTAATCAGTGCAGTTTCTAGACCACATACATATATGTATCATATTGCTTTGCTTCTAAGTGTAGGGAGCGGATGCTTGATATCCTATATAATCAGTGGAGCTGCCAAATAAATGAGGGCCGCGTCGACGTGCTGGAATTTCCCCTCATTTCTGCAGGAATTGGAGTGTTTTCTTAATGAAATGTTGCTGCAAATGATAATAATCTATAACCATGACCTGGAACTGAATCAGAGATGTGCAAAAGGTTTCTGAAATaataacatgtactccctctgtcccataatataagagtgtttttgacacttgtgtagtgtaaaaaacgctcttatattacgggacggagggagtatatacatgCACAACTGAAAGGATATGGTCCAATTATATGAGATGCCTGTGCACTTCTGAATCTTGGTGTCTTGCCTTTCAACCAACATATCCCACTTTTCCCTTTCTGGCAAGAGTGGCTAGTGCCTACATGTCACCCTAGAAAGGAAGTGACACTGAATACAGTTGGTATGGTGGTGTGGGCAGATGGCGGTCATAAATAAATAGATACAGTAGTGTAATAATAATACAAAGTTGAGAAATTAGAAAATTTCTTATCAGGAAAAAGCAAGGACAGGAGCGGTTGTGCAACCACCACGGTAGTGCACCATTCCTTCAGAATTAAGATACTACCCCATTTGGAACGCCTAAGAACCTGCTGGATTATCCGAAACATATTTGTATCCTATGAAATTCCTGCAAAAACTCGTTAAATTTACGCGGTGGAAACAAGTTGTCAAAATTATCATACGGACATATCTTAATCTCATCGTCCTGGTGGAAGCTACATGTAAGATGTACTACTTTTGTAAGGTTATGATTGTATCTTATACGAGATTAGCTGTTGACAACTTTTGCTGCTCCCTTTGGTCTAGGTCGTTAAACAACTCACGCCGTCGGGCGCAGCGAAATGCCGTTGAACAATCAAGGGACACATGACGCAACAATGTGGTAGCAAGAGAAAACGATGGCATGGAGATGCAGAGGTCCTGCAATTATTTTAATAATTGCCATTAATGTGAGATCCTTATTGTGTTTATACATTGGAGAAGAGAAGAATCTTCACTGAATCGAGTAGCATTGCACCGTCCCTACATTCATGGTGATATCTCTTTCAAGGATATGGTGGTTTCTTTCGGTTAGACTTGGATTACAAGCTTAAAACACCTTTTTCGGATCCTCCCGCTCCTTGCAAACATGCACTccatctgttccaaaataagtgtcgtggttttagtttgaACTATTCCAAACCCTTCGAACTTTTTAGAAAAGTTGAACCATTTCGTATGAAATTTACGCATTACAGACACAGTGATAAATACATTGCACCTAGCAAAAATAGCTAATTACCTACTCTCTTTGTTATATAATgctaaaataaataacaaaaaataataatCAGAATCACCTTTTGCAACGGAAACATGTAACTAAATTATTTTTTGGGACGTGCATAATGATACAATGCTCTTTGAAAGATAGACGTGGATATAATATTGGAGGACAACAAATTTTCTTAGAAGTGAAATTGTTGTAATTTGCAAAGCTCTCTTTGTCCCACGTTGCTGAACAACCCATACATAGCTGCAAGCATAGACCGAAATCTGTGTAACAACCATGAAGGGGGAATAAAAAAGAAGAAGCATGCATTTACACAAAGGATGAAAATAATGTTCCTCTTATTTACTAATTCACATTATATCTTTTCGATGAAGTGTGAGACCTTTATCAAAATCAAGTAGGACTTACCTACCACATAGCACAACATGGCGATACAACTAGCACTACCAATGATACAGTGGTTTCTTAAGGTTCACCTTGAATGACAAGCTCGTCGTCCGGAGGCACCGGtttcatcgtcagtttcatgcgTGGACTACATGTACTGCTCCTTTGTCTTAGCTTAATATGGTTGAAGCACCCAAGTCCCCGCGCAGAAATAAAGAGATTGGCGTCATGCCGTCCTTCCTCCTCCTGATTTCTCCTcttaattcttcttcttcttccttttctgatCCCCAACTGCTTCTCTAATCTTTCATATCCTTTTCTCTTGTTCCTTCCAGATCTCAACAATTCCCTTCTCTAATCTTCCTTATCCTTTTATCTTGTTCCTTCCAGATCTCATCAATTCCCCTGCTCCAACTAGTGAGGCTAGATCCTTTCTATCCAACCCATCAACCGATCTCTCTCCGTCTTATCTATATCAGCGGATTTCTTGATCGATTCTCGCTCACCAGCCTCTCTGCCCGCGCCCTTCCACCGCTGTGGCATCGCGCCTCCGCCACCACCGTCCGAGACTCCTACTGCATCAACAGGATTTCCTTGTGGTGCCGCCGGATTCCCGCGTCGAATAGGAAATCCTCCCCATCCCTCAGATCCGTCAGACTATCGGCCAAGTGCTGCTGGAGCGCCTTGGCCTCGTCCTTCTCGCTTGGCTAGGACAGCTAAAGGAACCGGTTTCTGAATTGGACAGAGAGCACGGCTGCTTCGAATAGGAGCAACACTTTCTGAAATTTATGTCTGTGGAGAAGCCGAACTGGAGTTGTGATTGCCATGAAGCTCATTGGCTGGAACTGCCGTGGCATGGGCAAGGACCTCAGCAGCTCTACTAAGATGGAGTACCTCGCAAAATTGATGAATTCCACGTGCTCAGGTAACTTTCGTATCTGAAATTAGAACATCAAGGTACAGTTCTTCTCATCTTAACTCTCGATTTAATAATAACGATAGCTTCGTAGTTCCATCTGTTGGTCGTTCTGGTGGTCTTTGGATACTTTGGTCTGATGAAGTTTGTGTCTCTGTCAAGTTCTCTAATCACTATATGATTTTAGCCCTTGTTGTCAATAAAATTACCAATGTGGAATTTGTTCTGGCTTGTGTTTATGGAGATCCCCATCATCGCCACACTAACCTAATTTGGGATCATCTTCTAAATTTTGTTAATGATAACATAGGGAAGCCAATTGTTTGTTTCGGTGATCTGAATGATATCATGTGTGATACGGAAACTACTTCTCTCAATGTGAATAAGAACCGTATGCGTGCTGTCAATAACTATGTCAAGCAATGTGGTCTGTTTGATCCGGGGTTTAGTGGACCGGCTTATACTTGGACAAATATGCGGTTCTCCTCAAGACCTATCTTTGAAAGGCTGGATCGTTGTCTTGCCAATGCAGATTGGTGTGTTATGTTTCCTAATACTAATATTTTTAATTTACCAATCATTCATTCGCTGAGTGATCATGCACCTATTCTGATATCCACTGATTCTCAGTTTCGTAGGCCTAAACTACACTTTAAATTTGAAAATTGATGGACTTTTGAGGAAGATTTCCAGGGCATTGCTAAAAATGCTTGGGACTCCTCGGTTAATAGACCATTCCATGTCAGAACCAATAACCTTGCAGGGACTTTGAAAAGGTGGTGCAAAAAGAAAAAACCTTTACAGCATCAACTTGATTGTATTTAGGATCAGATCAATGAGATTCAAATGAAGCCGGTGCATCTCCAAGACTATTCCCTTCAGGCAAGCCTAGTTGCCCAATATGAAGGTAAGTTGACCAAGCTCATTGAATTTTATAGGCAACGTGCAAAAAAACACTGGGCGACCAAAGGTGACAGGAACACATCCTTCTTTCACAATGCTGTTCAAAAGCGTAAGCGTCGAAATCACATAGTTTCTATTAAGGACACTCATGGTAATAATTTGTTTGATCCAGATGATATTGCCAAGGAGTTTGTTAATTATTTTAGAACTATTTTTCGCTCATCTTCTACTAATAATGACAGGCCCAGTTTGGATACTACTTTGCCGCAAGATACAAACGACTTCACCTACTCGATCCCTGATAAACATGAGATATGGGAAATTCTCAAAGGCATGAAGAAGAATGCCTCTCCTGGACCTGATGGATTCAATGTGGGTTTCTACCTTTCGGCTTGGAGTTGGATAGGAGATGATGTGAACAATTTGGTAAGAAATTTCTACACCACGGGTATTGTTCCGCCTCATCTCAATGATACTCAAATTGCGCTCATTCCGAAGAAACTTGCTTCGCATCTGCCTTCTGACTTTCGGCCCATAAGTTTGTGTAATGTTGTTTACAAAATCATTGCTAAATCTTTAGCCAATAGGTTGAAAGGACATTTGCCTAATTACATTCACCCCTCTCAGCAAGCTTTCATTGAAGGTAGGCGCATAAGCAATAATATTATTGTCGCCCAAGAAATTGCCCACTCATTCTCTCTTGCTTCTTGCAAGAGCCTTGATTTTATACTGAAAATTGACCTTGCCAAAGCTTTTGATAGAATTGAGTGGCACTTCATTGTCTTGGCTCTTGCTCGTAAAGGTCTCCATGGCCATTTCATAAAACTTGTTCATGCATGCATTTCATCCCCAACGTTTTCAGTGATCATTAATggtcaatcttttgcaaaattcaATAGTTCCAGAGGCATTAGACAGGGATGTCCTTTGTCACCGTATCTTTTTGTCCTTGCAGTAAATGAGTTATCTCTTATGTTACAGGATGCCTTGCAAGCTAATCACCTGACAGGTATTTCGCTTGGACAAAATTGCCCTCCTATTCACTCTTTGATGTTTGCAAATGACCTGATTGTTTGTGGCAAAGCTAATGTGCAGGAAGCTAATACTATTTTACAGCTTTTAGACCATTTTTGTTGTGATTCAGGGCAAACTCCAAACTGGAGTAAATCTGGTATCTTATTCAGCAATAATGTTACGATGCAGGTTAAACAAGATATTAAGAGAATCTTTCCAGCTCCAGACATCGACAATTCTTTCGTCCATTTAGGCCATCCACTTGTTTTACCTTCTAAAGATAGATCAGCTGCTTATAACTTTGTTTACGAT
This window contains:
- the LOC123131903 gene encoding bifunctional protein FolD 4, chloroplastic; translation: MASSILSDCSSCATSRLLPLRRALHPPTPRFRPSPGPAPLPRRPLLAAATPLPLLPRARRMAALAAAASSADPATVLADASAKIIDGKLVAKQIREEVGVEIARMKDAIGVVPGLAVILVGSRKDSQTYVRNKKRACDAVGIKSYEVNLPEDASEYEVIKHIATFNDDPSVHGILVQLPLPRHMNDENILNAVSIEKDVDGFHPVNIGRLAMQGRDPFFVPCTPKGCMELLHRSGVEIKGKRAVVIGRSNIVGTPAALLLQKANATVSIVHSKTKNPEEITRQADIIIAAVGVANLVRGSWIKPGAAIIDVGINPVDDPASPRGYRLVGDVCFEEASKVAGAITPVPGGVGPMTIAMLLSNTLDSAKRIHKFK